The DNA window AATCGTTCGCCGCCGAGTGGGATGACTGGTTCCCGGAACTCGGGCGGGCGGTGACCCTGGTTGGGACGGCGGCGGACGCCCAGCCCGAAGAGCGGCCGCGCTCGCTTGATCGGGCGCTCAGAACGGTGCTCGACGGAACGCGCGATCGGATGGCCGCGTTCGCAAACGAGATTCAGGGGCCAGCAACCGGACTGTACGCTTTCGGCGTGCTCTTACCGCTCGCGCTGATCGCCGTGCTCCCGGCAGCGGCGACCGCGGGCGTCCCCGTTACGCAGACCTTGCTCGTGGTCGTCTACTGTCTTGTCCTGCCGGGCGTCGTCCTGCTCGGCTCGGTATGGCTTCTGTTGCGTCGGCCCGTCGCGTTTCCGCCCCCGACCGTCGATCGGTCACATCCAGACATCAATGGAGAGTGGTGGCAGCCGGTGCTGGCAGGAACCGGGACCGCCATTCTGGTCGCTCTCGTCGGAACTGCCGTGCTTCCATCGTGGTCGGTGCCGTTAGTTGCCGTTGCCTCCGGCATCGGAGTCGGTCTCCTTGCCTGGTTTCGGCCGATCGTCCGCGTGCGAAACCACGCTCGCGCGGTCGAGGCTGGCCTCGTCGACGCGCTGTACCTGATCGGCCGCGAGGTAGGAACGGGAACGGCAGTCGAGACCGCCATTGCCCGGACAGGGGAACGACTTGACGACGAGACTGGGGACGTGCTCTCCGAGGCGGTTCGACGCCAGCGGCACCTACGGGTCGGCGTCCGGACGGCATTTCTCGGCGAGCACGGCGCGGTTGCTGAGATACCGAGTCCACGCGTTCAGAGTACGGCGACATTGCTTGCGCTGGCCGCACGAGAGGGCCGTCCAACAGGGAGTGCGATCGTCTCGATGGCCTCTCATCTGGAGGAGCTTCGGACCGTCGAGAAGGACGCGAAACGACAGCTCGGGCGGATTACCGGGACGCTCCGCAGCACGGCGACGATCTTCGGGCCGCTCGTTGCCGGGATCACCGTTTCCCTCGCGGGTGAGATGGGTGGCCTGGATGCGACGAGTACCGAAACGGCGGCCGTTCCAGCCACCGTACTGGGGCCGATTGTCGGAACCTACGTGATTCTTCTGACGCTGATCCTGACCACGCTTGCGGTCGGTCTGGAGAACGGTCTCGATCGGCCGCTGGTCGGCTATCGCGCTGGCGGGGCGCTGGTATGTTCGGTCTGGGTGTTCATGGCTGCGTATATCGCAGGCGGATTGTTCGTCTGAGCGTCCACGAGTTTATACACGAATGGGCGGCGACAGGAGGTATGGTCGAACTCATTGGGCTCCGGAGCGACACAGCATCACAGTTGAGCGGAGGTCGAACTGCGAGCGTGGGTGGCGTCGCTGCTGCTGTCGATGTGGTCGCTGCGAGCCCACAGGTGTCCGAGGGGTCGTATACGGTATCCGCCGATGCGATCCGAATCGACTCCGACGCGGTGGCACTCAGACGCGAGGGAACGGTAACGAACGAACGCTTCGCTGACCACGTTACGCCCGTGTGTCATGGCACGCTCCTCTGGGAGCTACTGCGTGGTGCACGGCCGGATCACCTGTTCGAGACGGTGGATGGATTCGAGCGTTCGATCAACGCGGCGCAAAGCCGGAAGCGTGAGTGGCGCACCGACGTGGAAACGATCCGTATTCGACCGGTTCGGTGGCGGGGTGTCGAGGCGACGCTTGTCGGCACCTGATCGGGACAAGGGGTAACCGCTATGTACGCCGCGCCGCACGAGTTCGGTATGCTTCAGGATCAGCGCGTGGACGTAGATGGCCTCTCGGTCGACGGGCTACGGGCAGAGTACGACGGGGAGCTCCGGGCCGTGATCGACGGGTCCGACCCCGAGAGCGTCGCCGCCGAGTCGGACGTCGATGTCGGGACAGTTTCAGCGATTGCAGACGGCGAGTCCCCGTCGCTCTCGCTTTCGGACGCGGCGGCGATCCTCGCACTCGGCGAGGAGTATCCAGACGCCGAAACCATCGAGACGATGGCGTGTGAGCATCTGCTGCTCGGCATGTCGATGGCCGTGCTGGACGTCGACGCGCTGGCGAGCGAGGTAGTCCTCGATCTCTCGGCAAAGGAGATCCAGCAGAAACTCGAACGACGCGCACCGATGGATCTGGCGGAGTTCGTCGCCATCGAGTACGCGATTGCTGACCGCCAGCGCTGAGGTCGGTCCACTGCAACACTTGTGCGGATCTACGCAGTTAACACGGTGGCAAGCAAACGAATGGTATGCGCGCTGGGATTCTCGGATGTGGCTACGTCGGGATCGAACTCGGTCGACAGTTGACGGAGTCTGGTCACGAGGTGATCGGTGTCAGGCGCTCCGACGAGGGTATCAAGACGATCGAATCGGCGGGCTTCGACGCCGTACAGGCGGATATTACCGACGCAGACGAACTGAGTGTGGTTCCCGATGTCGACGCCATCGTCTTTGCGGCGAGTTCCGGGGGCAGAGGAGCGGACGCCGCTCGTGAGATCTACGTCGACGGACTTCGGGGGGCAATCGAGTCCTTCGGAACGCGCGAAAACCCACCGGACAGGCTGGTCTACACGTCGAGTACCGGTGTCTACGGCGACCACGGCGGCGACTGGGTGGACGAGACGACGCCGCTGGACCCGACCACTGAAAAGACACAGGTGCTCGCAGAGGCCGAGCGCATCGCGACGGAGGTCGCGGCCGAGTACGGTATCGACGGAACGGTAGCTCGGTACGCCGGGCTGTACGGGCCGGATCGCTACCGTCTCGACCGATACATCGAGGGACCAGTCACGGAAGGGTATCTGAACATGGTCCATCGTGAGGACGCTGCCGGAGCTGTCGCACACATTCTCGAGACGCAACTGTCCATGGACACCGTCGTGGTCGTCGACGACGAACCAGTATCGAAGTGGGAGTTTGCGGACTGGCTGGCTGCCGAGTGTGGGCGAGCGGAACCGCCAAAACGGACGAAAGCGGAGCGACTCGACGATCCAGGGCTATCCGAGGCTGCGCGGCGACGTATCCTGACAAGCAAGCGGTGCTCGAACGAGCGGCTTCAGGCGTCGGGCTACGAGTTCGCGTACCCGACCTATCGTGAGGGATATCGTGCTGCGATCGAGGCGTATCGGTCCGACTGATCCGGGCTGTAGCGCCGCTGGACTTGCCACCTGAAACGTCCCCGTACATATACGCTTTGGCGAAGTTTCATAGCCGGTGGGGGTCTCACAACGAGTATGCGGTACGCTGTCGTCAGCCGT is part of the Natranaeroarchaeum aerophilus genome and encodes:
- a CDS encoding type II secretion system protein → MLARLVEGLARLYPAPVSTSEELRRSLSFLDEPVAPEAVVRAGFGAALLLACLLMPVGIVFTDVPVPVVVFGSATVALACTHLIHSGPELLASARRSLALGAAPGIVGRAVLRMRITPTTESAASFAASTGDGPLAESLAEHVRRARGQPDSGFESFAAEWDDWFPELGRAVTLVGTAADAQPEERPRSLDRALRTVLDGTRDRMAAFANEIQGPATGLYAFGVLLPLALIAVLPAAATAGVPVTQTLLVVVYCLVLPGVVLLGSVWLLLRRPVAFPPPTVDRSHPDINGEWWQPVLAGTGTAILVALVGTAVLPSWSVPLVAVASGIGVGLLAWFRPIVRVRNHARAVEAGLVDALYLIGREVGTGTAVETAIARTGERLDDETGDVLSEAVRRQRHLRVGVRTAFLGEHGAVAEIPSPRVQSTATLLALAAREGRPTGSAIVSMASHLEELRTVEKDAKRQLGRITGTLRSTATIFGPLVAGITVSLAGEMGGLDATSTETAAVPATVLGPIVGTYVILLTLILTTLAVGLENGLDRPLVGYRAGGALVCSVWVFMAAYIAGGLFV
- a CDS encoding DUF7283 family protein, producing the protein MVELIGLRSDTASQLSGGRTASVGGVAAAVDVVAASPQVSEGSYTVSADAIRIDSDAVALRREGTVTNERFADHVTPVCHGTLLWELLRGARPDHLFETVDGFERSINAAQSRKREWRTDVETIRIRPVRWRGVEATLVGT
- a CDS encoding DUF5791 family protein, which codes for MLQDQRVDVDGLSVDGLRAEYDGELRAVIDGSDPESVAAESDVDVGTVSAIADGESPSLSLSDAAAILALGEEYPDAETIETMACEHLLLGMSMAVLDVDALASEVVLDLSAKEIQQKLERRAPMDLAEFVAIEYAIADRQR
- a CDS encoding SDR family oxidoreductase produces the protein MRAGILGCGYVGIELGRQLTESGHEVIGVRRSDEGIKTIESAGFDAVQADITDADELSVVPDVDAIVFAASSGGRGADAAREIYVDGLRGAIESFGTRENPPDRLVYTSSTGVYGDHGGDWVDETTPLDPTTEKTQVLAEAERIATEVAAEYGIDGTVARYAGLYGPDRYRLDRYIEGPVTEGYLNMVHREDAAGAVAHILETQLSMDTVVVVDDEPVSKWEFADWLAAECGRAEPPKRTKAERLDDPGLSEAARRRILTSKRCSNERLQASGYEFAYPTYREGYRAAIEAYRSD